The Cylindrospermum stagnale PCC 7417 genome segment CAGAAACTATTGTTTACAAACCACGCTGTATTAAATCAGAAGCAGCAATGCAAGGTTTATTGGCAACTTTAACTGAAGAAAAAGTCGTCAGGTTTGGTAATTATCGCCTGTTGTGTAAATCAGATTATGGTTATGCAGAATTTTTGAAAGTGCAGAACCATACCGATAGCCAGGAAGTTGTGGAAACTTTTTATCAGCAACTCGGTGGTTATTTAGCTATCTTCCACATTTTGGGCGGTAGTGACTTGCATTTTGAAAATATTTTGGTTTCTAATTGCAATGCTTTTATCTGTGACTGCGAAATGGCTTTAGAAGTAGTACCACGCCGGATGACAAAATCACCAGATACGATGTTTGATTCTGTATTTAGCACGGGGATGCTAGATTGGCCACTACCTAATAATACTCCAGAGGCGGAAGGGCGCATTAGCTTAAGTGGTTATGGTGGCGGTGAGTCTTACAAAGTACCTTTTGCTATTGCCCAAATTAACAACCGGATGTCCTTGGCTTTAGCGGTGGAACATGAAGTTGGAGTGGAGGTGAAAGTAAAAGGGAAAAATCGGATATATTACCAAGGTCAGATAGTACATCCACACGCTTATAAAGAGAGCATTGTGGACGGATTTAACCAAGTTTATCGCTGGGTACTGCAAAATCGTACCAAAGCGATCGCTCTATTGGAAAAATTATTTGCAGATTCTGCGGTGCGTTTTGTCAACCGCGCTACGCAACTTTACGTACATATCCTGAATTCTGCACGCCATCCTAAATGTTTGGCTGAACCTCTAGAAGTTGATTTGGTTTATCACAGTTTAATCGAGCGTCCCCGGATGTGGGATGATGCAGGTAAGCTGGCGGAGTTAGAAATTCAAGCTTTATGGCAATTAGACATTCCCATTTTTACTACTAAAGCCGATAGCAAAGAACTGATTTTCAACTATCAGCAGCAGTTATCTGATTCTTTAGCAGTTTCCCCACTAGAAAACGCCATCGCTAGGATTAACAGGTTATCAGAAGATAGCCAAATGCGGCAGAATCAATATATTTACACCAGCTTGTCTACTGGAGAGATTAACAACCAACACTTTATTGATTCGGCGGTAAATTACGCCTATGAGATAGGGAGAGAGTTGTGTAGACTCAAACAAGATACCTCAGCCGCCGCACCGTGGAAAACTATTGATTTCTCTGCTACAGGTAAAAAGTTAGTTGATATTGGTTCATCACTTTATAATGGTTCTGCTGGTATTGCATTGTACTTAGCTTATCTGGATGCTATCCGACCACACCCAGAATTTCGCCTAGCCGCAGAACAAGCTTTAGATCATGCTATCAAAGAAGGCGATGGGCTACGCCCCACCGTAGGTGATCGGGAGATGATCGGAGCTTATCAAGAGAAAACTGGGTTAATCTACACGCTGACACATTTAGCTCAATTATGGCAGCAACCACAACTTTTAGAATTAGCTGATGAATTGTGTGATGAAATCTATCCTCTCATTAGTCAAGATACTTATTACGACATGATTAATGGGGTGTCTGGGGTAATTCCTGTAATGTTGGGACTAGCTGAGGCGAATTCCCATTCTAACAAAGCCATGCGGTGTGCGATCGCCAGTGCTGAACACCTGTTGCAAAACGCTGTTCAAGTCGGTGATACCTTGGCTTGGCCTTATAACCCAGAATCAGCACGAGGATATTTCACAGGCTTTGCTCATGGTAATGCAGGTATGGGTTGGGCATTAATTCGTTTAGGTGCATACACCAACGAATCCAAATATATCACAGCCGGTTTGCAAGCCTTTGCTTACGAAGCCACCCAATTCGACACCACAGAAGGTAACTGGTATGATTTACGCACGTCCGTAATGACGAAACAAGCACCGGGCCCGAAGTTTGGTTATTTTTGGTGTAATGGAGCAGCTGGTATTGGCCTAAGTCGCATTGATAGTTGGGCAATATTGGGTAAAACTGACTCTAATATTTTAGGAGAAGCACACAAAGCCTTAGATATTACGCTCCGCAGCTTTAACCGTTTAACTGATGATTCCCTTTGTCATGGTAAGTCAGGGAACTCAGAGTTATTATTACGGTTTGCATTACTCAAAAATGAACCATATCTGCAAATGGAAGCTAACGTCCAAGCTACAGCACAATGGCGTAACTTTGAACACGCACATCGTTGGACTTGCGGTGCTGGTGGTAGCGATATCTTACCTGATTTAATGACTGGGTTATCAGGTATTGGGATGCACTTCTTACGCCTAGCTTATCCTCAGCGTGTTCCTTCTCCGTTACTGCTGGATACTCCACCGCAGCAGGTAGTTGCTTCAGAATTTGATGAGCAAAGGGAATTAGTCGCTTACTCCTAAACTAGTTTGTGTTCGTAGTCAGGACTAAAGTCCTGACTACGAACTATCAGATATTCAATAAATTTAGACAATGGACAAGATAAAATCTCGATTTTGGCAGCAATTTTTAACAGTCGCACAACCTTACTGGTTTCCTCTTAATGCTGGTAGTAAATCTTTTTTAATGCTGGTGTTCCTGTTAGTAGTGTTTGTATTTGGGGCGTTTTTTGGATCTATAGGAGCATTCGGTTTAATTGGTGAACAATATTTTCCTCAACTTTTAAACAATCTCGCGCCTGGGTTACCAGAATTTATTCACCAAAATATTAACTCTCCTGTCATTCATCTTGTTAGATTAGCTTGTCTTATTCCCCTCATCGTCTTTGCCTATTATTGGAAATATCTAAAATATCATTGGCGGGCGTGGTCAATGTTAGCTGGACTGCTATTGATTATTTCATATGTGAGTGCCATTAACGTAGTTGGAAGCTATGTTGGACGTGATTTAGTAACTGCGATCGCCAATAAAAATTCACCTGAATATTTTCGGTTATTATTCATCTACGCTGGTGTTTTGATTGTCACTACAGTTATTGTAGTTATTTCCCAATATTTCAGGAAGAAGTTAGCTATACATTGGCTCAACCGGTTGACTAATTACTTTCTTCAAAAATATTTTCAAAAGCGAGCCTATTATTACATTAACTCTAACCCCGATATAGATAACCCAGACCAACGCATTTCTTTAGAAATTGGCTCTTTTACC includes the following:
- a CDS encoding type 2 lanthipeptide synthetase LanM family protein, giving the protein MLDNLALTELACRASNLSERLTITNNLAFGNILEDCTNQLTPLDSWAIKKISGKLAATQVKQQIYQQLATRIPTKSNLEKLLIDYKLYELNLANFSMSERAEFTQPHATWLQVYAEALASLDLSATDFANSAWYNPDIYYRRFAKVCEPFLRWLQQSLEPIAQANHIINPQVITDIQLDLLYRFERALAHALEADINLYCHQYNIDKSTEAQAYIDYIDITFNGEQSYHSFYCKFPVLARQLTQVTYFLSKIGEELIQRLSSDRSEISATFFNGTPIQQIMGFAMGNSDAHAGGHTVVMVDLALANGQSETIVYKPRCIKSEAAMQGLLATLTEEKVVRFGNYRLLCKSDYGYAEFLKVQNHTDSQEVVETFYQQLGGYLAIFHILGGSDLHFENILVSNCNAFICDCEMALEVVPRRMTKSPDTMFDSVFSTGMLDWPLPNNTPEAEGRISLSGYGGGESYKVPFAIAQINNRMSLALAVEHEVGVEVKVKGKNRIYYQGQIVHPHAYKESIVDGFNQVYRWVLQNRTKAIALLEKLFADSAVRFVNRATQLYVHILNSARHPKCLAEPLEVDLVYHSLIERPRMWDDAGKLAELEIQALWQLDIPIFTTKADSKELIFNYQQQLSDSLAVSPLENAIARINRLSEDSQMRQNQYIYTSLSTGEINNQHFIDSAVNYAYEIGRELCRLKQDTSAAAPWKTIDFSATGKKLVDIGSSLYNGSAGIALYLAYLDAIRPHPEFRLAAEQALDHAIKEGDGLRPTVGDREMIGAYQEKTGLIYTLTHLAQLWQQPQLLELADELCDEIYPLISQDTYYDMINGVSGVIPVMLGLAEANSHSNKAMRCAIASAEHLLQNAVQVGDTLAWPYNPESARGYFTGFAHGNAGMGWALIRLGAYTNESKYITAGLQAFAYEATQFDTTEGNWYDLRTSVMTKQAPGPKFGYFWCNGAAGIGLSRIDSWAILGKTDSNILGEAHKALDITLRSFNRLTDDSLCHGKSGNSELLLRFALLKNEPYLQMEANVQATAQWRNFEHAHRWTCGAGGSDILPDLMTGLSGIGMHFLRLAYPQRVPSPLLLDTPPQQVVASEFDEQRELVAYS